From a single Leclercia sp. AS011 genomic region:
- the zwf gene encoding glucose-6-phosphate dehydrogenase translates to MAVTQTAQACDLVIFGAKGDLARRKLLPSLYQLEKAGQIHPETRILGVGRADWDKAAYTKVVREALETFMKEKIDESLWDTLSGRLDFCNLDVNDTSAFADLGAMLDQKNRVTINYFAMPPSTFGAICKGLGEAKLNAKPARVVMEKPLGTSLATSREINDQVGEYFEECQVYRIDHYLGKETVLNLLALRFANSLFVNNWDNRTIDHVEITVAEEVGIEGRWGYFDQAGQMRDMIQNHLLQILCMIAMAPPSDLSADSIRDEKVKVLKSLRRIDRSNVREKTVRGQYTAGFAQGKKVPGYLEEEGANKTSSTETFVAIRVDIDNWRWAGVPFYLRTGKRLPTKCSEVVVYFKNPELNLFKESWQELPQNKLTIRLQPDEGVDIQVLNKVPGLDHKHNLQTTKLDLSYSETFNQNHLADAYERLLLETMRGIQALFVRRDEVEEAWKWVDSITEAWAADQDAPKPYQAGTWGPVASVAMITRDGRSWNEFE, encoded by the coding sequence ATGGCGGTAACGCAAACAGCCCAGGCATGTGACCTGGTCATTTTCGGCGCGAAAGGCGATCTTGCACGCCGGAAATTGCTGCCTTCCCTGTATCAACTGGAAAAAGCGGGTCAAATCCACCCGGAGACGCGCATCCTGGGCGTGGGTCGTGCCGACTGGGATAAAGCCGCGTATACCAAAGTCGTGCGCGAAGCGCTGGAAACTTTCATGAAGGAGAAGATCGATGAAAGTTTGTGGGATACGCTGAGTGGACGCCTCGATTTCTGCAACCTCGACGTGAACGACACGTCGGCCTTTGCCGATCTGGGCGCGATGCTCGATCAGAAAAATCGCGTCACCATTAACTACTTCGCCATGCCACCCAGCACCTTCGGAGCCATCTGCAAAGGGTTGGGCGAAGCTAAACTGAACGCCAAACCGGCGCGCGTGGTGATGGAAAAACCGCTGGGTACCTCGCTGGCGACCTCCCGCGAAATTAACGACCAGGTCGGAGAGTACTTCGAAGAGTGCCAGGTCTACCGTATCGACCACTACCTCGGTAAAGAGACGGTACTGAACCTGCTGGCGCTGCGCTTCGCTAACTCCCTGTTCGTCAATAACTGGGATAACCGCACCATCGATCACGTGGAGATCACCGTGGCGGAAGAGGTCGGTATTGAAGGGCGCTGGGGTTACTTTGACCAGGCCGGTCAGATGCGCGACATGATCCAGAACCACCTGCTGCAAATCCTCTGCATGATCGCCATGGCACCGCCGTCGGATCTCTCCGCAGACAGCATTCGTGACGAGAAGGTGAAAGTGCTGAAGTCCCTGCGCCGCATCGATCGCTCTAACGTGCGTGAGAAAACCGTCCGCGGTCAGTACACCGCCGGTTTCGCCCAGGGTAAAAAAGTGCCGGGCTATCTGGAAGAAGAGGGCGCAAATAAAACCAGCAGCACCGAAACCTTCGTCGCCATCCGCGTGGATATCGACAACTGGCGCTGGGCGGGCGTGCCGTTCTACCTGCGTACCGGTAAACGTCTGCCGACCAAATGCTCTGAAGTGGTTGTCTACTTCAAGAACCCGGAGCTGAACCTGTTCAAAGAGTCCTGGCAAGAGCTGCCGCAGAATAAACTGACCATCCGTCTGCAGCCGGACGAGGGTGTGGATATTCAGGTGCTGAACAAGGTCCCAGGCCTCGATCACAAACACAACCTGCAGACCACCAAGCTGGATCTGAGCTACTCCGAAACCTTCAACCAGAACCATCTGGCGGATGCGTATGAACGTCTGCTGCTGGAAACCATGCGTGGGATCCAGGCCCTGTTTGTGCGTCGTGACGAAGTGGAAGAGGCATGGAAATGGGTCGACTCCATCACCGAAGCCTGGGCTGCGGATCAGGATGCACCGAAACCGTATCAGGCGGGTACCTGGGGACCGGTCGCCTCTGTGGCGATGATCACCCGTGACGGCCGCTCCTGGAACGAGTTTGAGTAA
- the pyk gene encoding pyruvate kinase has protein sequence MSRRLRRTKIVTTLGPATDRDNNLEKIIAAGANVVRMNFSHGTPEDHKLRADKVREIAAKLGRHVAILGDLQGPKIRVSTFKEGKVFLNIGDKFLLDANLSKGEGDKEKVGIDYKGLPADVVPGDILLLDDGRVQLKVLEVQGMKVFTEVTVGGPLSNNKGINKLGGGLSAEALTEKDKADIHTAAEIGVDYLAVSFPRCGEDLNYARRLARDAGCDAKIVAKVERAEAVCSQDAMDDIILASDVVMVARGDLGVEIGDPELVGIQKALIRRARQLNRSVITATQMMESMITNPMPTRAEVMDVANAVLDGTDAVMLSAETAAGQYPAETVAAMARVCLGAEKIPSINVSKHRLDIQFDNVEEAIAMSAMYAANHLKGVTAIITMTESGRTALMTSRISSGLPIFAMSRHERTLNLTALYRGVTPVFFDSNSDGVAAANDAVNLLRDKGYLVSGDIVIVTQGDVMSTIGSTNTTRVMTVE, from the coding sequence ATGTCCAGAAGGCTTCGCAGAACCAAGATCGTTACCACTTTAGGCCCGGCTACTGACCGCGATAATAACCTCGAGAAAATCATCGCTGCAGGTGCCAACGTGGTACGTATGAACTTCTCTCACGGAACACCGGAAGATCATAAATTACGTGCGGATAAGGTCCGTGAGATCGCGGCAAAACTGGGACGTCATGTAGCTATCCTCGGCGACCTGCAGGGTCCAAAAATCCGTGTATCCACCTTTAAGGAAGGCAAAGTTTTCCTCAATATCGGTGACAAATTCCTGCTTGATGCCAACCTGAGCAAAGGCGAAGGTGACAAAGAGAAAGTCGGCATCGACTACAAAGGCCTGCCTGCTGACGTCGTGCCGGGCGATATCCTGCTGCTTGACGACGGCCGCGTTCAGCTGAAAGTGCTGGAAGTTCAGGGCATGAAGGTGTTCACCGAAGTAACCGTTGGCGGCCCGCTCTCCAACAATAAAGGCATTAACAAGCTGGGCGGCGGTCTTTCTGCTGAAGCCCTGACCGAAAAAGACAAAGCCGACATCCACACCGCGGCCGAAATTGGCGTTGACTACCTGGCCGTCTCCTTCCCGCGCTGCGGCGAAGATCTGAACTATGCCCGCCGTCTGGCGCGCGACGCAGGTTGCGATGCCAAAATCGTTGCCAAAGTGGAACGTGCTGAAGCGGTCTGCAGCCAGGACGCGATGGATGACATTATCCTCGCCTCTGACGTAGTGATGGTGGCCCGCGGTGATCTGGGCGTTGAGATTGGCGACCCGGAACTGGTGGGGATCCAGAAGGCGCTGATCCGCCGTGCCCGTCAGCTTAACCGTTCCGTGATCACCGCGACCCAGATGATGGAGTCGATGATCACCAACCCAATGCCGACCCGTGCGGAAGTAATGGACGTGGCAAACGCCGTGCTCGACGGTACCGATGCGGTGATGCTGTCAGCCGAAACCGCAGCCGGCCAGTATCCGGCGGAAACCGTGGCCGCGATGGCGCGCGTCTGCCTGGGCGCAGAGAAGATCCCAAGCATCAACGTCTCCAAGCACCGTCTGGACATCCAGTTCGACAACGTGGAAGAAGCCATTGCGATGTCCGCGATGTACGCGGCTAACCACCTGAAAGGCGTGACCGCGATCATCACCATGACCGAATCCGGCCGCACCGCGCTGATGACCTCACGTATCAGCTCCGGTCTGCCAATCTTCGCCATGTCCCGTCATGAGCGCACCCTGAACCTGACCGCGCTGTATCGCGGCGTGACGCCGGTGTTCTTCGACAGCAACAGCGACGGCGTGGCCGCGGCGAACGACGCCGTGAACCTGCTGCGCGAC
- a CDS encoding MurR/RpiR family transcriptional regulator encodes MKSFPPMSAVLKMNMLEKIQFQLEHLSKSERKVAEVILAAPAQAIHSSIATLAQESGVSEPTVNRFCRSMETRGYPDFKLHLAQSLANGTPYVNRNVDEDDSVEAYTGKIFESAMATLDQVRQSLDMGSVNRAVDLLTQAKKIAFFGLGSSAAVAHDAMNKFFRFNVPVIYSDDIVLQRMSCMNCNEDDVVVLISHTGRTKSLVELAQLARENDAMVIALTTTGTPLAREATLAITLDVPEDTDIYMPMVSRLAQLTVIDVLATGFTLRRGAKFRDNLKRVKEALKESRFDKELFIKGEVP; translated from the coding sequence ATGAAATCGTTTCCACCGATGAGCGCCGTGTTAAAAATGAACATGCTGGAAAAAATCCAGTTTCAACTGGAACACCTTAGCAAATCCGAGCGAAAAGTGGCTGAAGTAATTCTCGCCGCCCCCGCTCAGGCCATTCATTCCAGCATCGCCACGCTTGCCCAGGAGTCGGGGGTCAGCGAACCGACCGTCAACCGCTTCTGCCGCAGCATGGAGACGCGTGGCTATCCCGATTTTAAACTGCATCTGGCGCAAAGTCTGGCTAACGGCACACCCTATGTAAACCGCAATGTCGATGAAGACGACAGCGTGGAAGCCTACACCGGTAAAATTTTCGAATCGGCGATGGCGACGCTGGACCAGGTCCGGCAGTCGCTGGATATGGGTTCCGTTAACCGGGCAGTCGATCTGCTGACTCAAGCCAAGAAGATCGCCTTCTTTGGTCTCGGTTCATCCGCCGCCGTCGCGCACGATGCGATGAATAAGTTTTTCCGTTTTAATGTCCCGGTTATCTATTCCGACGACATCGTGCTGCAACGCATGAGTTGTATGAATTGTAACGAAGATGACGTGGTGGTTCTGATATCGCATACTGGTCGTACCAAAAGCCTGGTGGAACTGGCTCAGCTGGCGCGTGAAAACGATGCCATGGTGATTGCCCTTACCACCACCGGTACGCCGCTGGCGCGGGAAGCGACGCTGGCGATCACCCTCGACGTGCCAGAAGATACCGATATCTACATGCCGATGGTGTCGCGTCTGGCGCAGCTGACCGTCATCGACGTGCTGGCTACCGGCTTTACCCTGCGCCGCGGGGCGAAATTCAGAGATAACTTGAAGCGGGTCAAAGAAGCGCTCAAGGAATCGCGTTTTGATAAAGAGTTGTTCATTAAGGGTGAAGTTCCCTGA